The Ranitomeya imitator isolate aRanImi1 chromosome 8, aRanImi1.pri, whole genome shotgun sequence genome window below encodes:
- the C8B gene encoding complement component C8 beta chain encodes MLLYRILLCLGLYYTSCQSQENAVNQSLPKSRVRRSAESVPEPIDCVLSDWSSWSSCDPCQKKKFRYTQMTQIPQFHGEPCHVIDRQEESCSTSTFCRNIKRCEGFQCAESGKCITNRLRCNGDDDCGDMSDEKNCKVVRSSCTDEMEQYWTIENLAAGLNIFTNNREGIVLDHRYYAGACSPHYILGTRFRKPYNVESFIPEGKGKYEFTLSEHDSYSDYSKEVSRYHFKQTSFSFGIKIPSVFEIGFSSNDLKIKNFRSRTMKYSHTNSLFIHARSDLEVAKYKLKSRSLMLHSEFFQRVKQLPMEYVYSEYRDLFRDYGTHFVTEATLGGVYEYTLILNEESVKKEGYTLNDVKSCMDAGFNLGGNICGVWVGVGITASQCDSLLKEIKDAGSNRKVVEDFVALVRGGASEHVTALAYRDLPTPELMQEWGDAVQYNPEIIKIKASPLYELVTVTDFPGANTLQGNMIRALEEFERETSSCRCAPCRNNGVPVFIESRCECVCPSGFKGSACEISSRPAPKIDGQWSCWSGWTSCSGRVQTRQRQCNNPLPQNGGGSCDRAASDTRSC; translated from the exons CTGTCAGTCCCAGGAAAATGCCGTCAATCAGAGTCTCCCAAAGTCCCGAGTGCGGAGATCTGCGGAGTCCGTACCTGAACCTATAGATTGTGTGCTCTCCGATTGGTCTTCCTGGAGTTCTTGTGACCCGTGTCAAAAAAAGAAA TTCCGATACACGCAGATGACTCAGATCCCTCAGTTCCATGGTGAGCCATGTCATGTTATAGACCGGCAGGAGGAGAGCTGCAGCACCAGCACCTTCTGCAGGAACATAAAGAGGTGTGAAGGCTTCCAGTGCGCAGAGTCCG GGAAATGCATCACAAATCGGCTGCGGTGTAATGGAGACGATGACTGTGGCGACATGTCGGACGAGAAGAACTGTAAGGTGGTTCGAAGCTCGTGTACTGATGAGATGGAACAGTACTGGACAATTGAAAATCTGGCAGCAGG ATTGAATATATTTACTAATAACCGGGAAGGCATTGTGTTAGATCACCGCTACTACGCCGGCGCATGCTCACCTCATTATATCTTGGGGACGAGATTTAGAAAACCGTACAATGTGGAAAGCTTTATTCCTGAG ggTAAAGGAAAATATGAGTTTACCCTTTCTGAACATGATTCGTACTCCGATTATTCGAAGGAAGTGTCCAGATATCATTTTAAGCAAACCAGCTTCAGCTTCGGCATCAAGATACCGTCTGTGTTCGAAATTGGGTTCAGTAGCAATGATCTAAAGATCAAAAACTTTAGGTCAAGGACGATGAAATATTCTCACACG AACAGTTTATTCATCCATGCACGATCCGACCTAGAAGTGGCCAAATACAAGCTCAAATCCCGGAGCCTGATGCTTCACTCTGAGTTTTTCCAGAGAGTAAAGCAATTACCAATGGAATACGTGTACAGTGAATACAGAGACCTGTTCCGGGATTACGGGACACATTTTGTTACAGAAGCCACTTTGGGGGGAGTCTATGAATATACTCTGATTCTTAATGAAGAATCGGTAAAAAAAGAAG GTTACACTTTAAATGATGTGAAGTCTTGCATGGATGCCGGGTTTAACCTTGGCGGAAATATCTGTGGAGTTTGGGTAGGTGTCGGCATCACTGCGTCCCAATGCGACAGTCTCCTTAAGGAAATTAAAG ATGCAGGATCAAACCGTAAAGTAGTGGAAGACTTTGTCGCTCTGGTAAGAGGAGGGGCGAGCGAACATGTGACCGCGCTCGCGTACAGAGACCTGCCGACTCCGGAGCTAATGCAAGAATGGGGGGACGCTGTCCAATATAATCCGGAGATTATCAAAATAAAG GCCAGCCCTTTGTACGAGCTCGTCACAGTGACCGATTTCCCCGGAGCCAACACCTTACAAGGGAACATGATTCGCGCCTTGGAAGAATTTGAGAGGGAGACGAGTTCCTGCCGATGCGCGCCTTGTCGCAACAATGGTGTTCCGGTGTTCATCG AAAGTCGCTGTGAATGTGTTTGTCCATCAGGGTTCAAAGGCTCCGCTTGTGAAATCAGCTCGAGGCCAG CTCCAAAAATCGATGGACAGTGGAGCTGCTGGTCGGGCTGGACATCGTGTTCTGGAAGAGTCCAGACGAGGCAGCGACAGTGCAATAACCCCTTGCCACAAAACGGAGGCGGATCGTGTGACAGAGCCGCCAGCGACACGAGGAGCTGTTAA